In a genomic window of Primulina huaijiensis isolate GDHJ02 chromosome 10, ASM1229523v2, whole genome shotgun sequence:
- the LOC140985893 gene encoding uncharacterized protein, whose amino-acid sequence MRRSQNLDLLIFDPEIERTARRLRKARREEIQAMADNRDNENPPPAIPIRDHFKPVLNTHYSGIARGTINANNFELKPALINMVQQNQFGEAATADPHLHLRTFLEITDTVKINGVSDDIIRLRLFPFSLRDQERGWLQSLPLGSITTWQELATKFLAKYFPPAKSAQLKIEISTFRQTDFEQLYEAWERYKELLRRCPNHGFEDWVQIELFYNGLNGQTRGTVDAAAGGTIFAKSPDQAYDLLEQMTINSYQWPSERSGVKKQAGIYAIDPITSLTAQVSALTTQIAAMNKASTSEVENALVVTEEPHIPDEAHYINNRNFGGYGGYRGNPPPNTYHPGLRNHENFSYANNKNVLNPPPGFNTQKGEGKPSFEDLVGTFVAESGKRMAKTESRLDNMETHMGNMGATMKSLETQIGQLAIALKDQNRGQFPSNTEVNPKEQCKAVTLRSGKEIGIPKPVEEGVEILVEEDDGQGVSVDKEKVEEPKKVMEQQPLPKVNLPYPKRFKKKGLDDQFAKFLEIFKKIHINIPFADALEQMPNYAKFIKDVMSNKRKLQEFETVKLTEECSAILQKKLPQKLKDPGSFTIPCVIGGSRINRALCDLGASINLMSFSIYRTLELGEVKPSTITLQLADRSLTYQRGIVDDVLVKVDKFIFPPDFVILDMEEDQETPFIFGRPFLATGKDLIDVHKGELTLRVGGEEVMFNIYNTIR is encoded by the coding sequence ATGCGAAGATCACAAAATCTTGACTTGCTTATCTTTGATCCTGAGATAGAAAGAACCGCAAGAAGATTAAGAAAGGCAAGAAGAGAAGAGATTCAAGCAATGGCTGACAATAGAGATAATGAAAATCCACCCCCTGCAATACCCATCAGAGATCATTTTAAGCCGGTATTAAATACTCATTATTCAGGAATAGCAAGAGGGACTATTAATGCAAACAACTTTGAGCTCAAGCCCGCATTAATAAACATGGTTCAACAAAACCAGTTTGGGGAAGCAGCTACTGCAGATCCTCATCTACATCTCAGAACATTCCTTGAAATCACTGACACGgtaaaaataaatggtgtttctgatgatATAATTCGATTGCGTTTGTTTCCTTTTTCTCTTAGGGACCAAGAAAGAGGATGGCTCCAATCGCTTCCTTTGGGGAGTATCACTACATGGCAAGAGTTAGCAACCAAGTTCCTTGCTAAATATTTTCCACCTGCGAAGTCTGCACAGTTGAAAATTGAGATAAGTACTTTTAGGCAGACTGACTTTGAGCAATTATATGAGGCATGGGAACGGTATAAGGAGTTGTTGAGGAGGTGTCCAAACCATGGTTTTGAAGATTGGGTACAGATTGAATTGTTTTATAATGGTTTGAATGGACAAACAAGAGGCACTGTGGATGCAGCAGCGGGTGGCACGATATTTGCTAAATCACCTGATCAAGCATATGATTTGCTTGAACAAATGACCATTAACAGTTATCAGTGGCCGTCTGAGAGGTCAGGAGTAAAGAAGCAAGCTGGAATTTATGCCATAGATCCTATTACATCACTCACCGCACAAGTTTCAGCTTTAACAACTCAAATTGCAGCTATGAATAAGGCTAGTACATCAGAGGTTGAAAATGCATTGGTTGTTACTGAAGAACCACATATTCCTGATGAGGCTCATTATATCAACAATAGGAATTTTGGTGGCTACGGaggatatcgaggtaacccTCCCCCTAATACATATCATCCAGGTTTGAGAAATCACGAGAATTTCTCATATGCAAACAACAAAAATGTGTTGAATCCTCCACCGGGGTTCAATACACAAAAAGGGGAAGGAAAGCCGTCTTTTGAAGATCTAGTTGGGACGTTTGTGGCAGAGTCTGGAAAAAGAATGGCTAAAACCGAATCTCGTCTTGATAACATGGAGACACACATGGGTAATATGGGTGCCACGATGAAATCTTTAGAAACACAGATTGGGCAACTAGCCATTGCTTTAAAGGATCAGAATAGAGGACAGTTTCCAAGCAATACAGAGGTGAATCCTAAGGAACAATGCAAAGCTGTCACACTCAGGAGTGGCAAGGAAATTGGTATCCCAAAACCTGTTGAAGAGGGTGTAGAGATTCTAGTCGAGGAAGATGATGGACAGGGTGTGAGTGTGGACAAAGAGAAAGTAGAGGAACCTAAGAAAGTGATGGAACAACAACCTTTACCGAAGGTGAATCTTCCATATCCTAAGAGGTTCAAGAAGAAAGGATTAGATGATCAGTTTGCAAAGTTTTTggaaatattcaagaaaatacaCATTAACATCCCATTTGCTGATGCATTGGAGCAAATGCCCAATTATGCTAAGTTCATCAAGGATGTGATGTCCAACAAGAGgaaacttcaagaatttgagACTGTAAAGCTAACCGAAGAGTGCAGTGCCATACTCCAGAAGAAACTACCACAGAAACtcaaagatccagggagttttactATTCCTTGTGTTATTGGTGGTTCTAGAATAAATAGGGCCTTATGTGATTTAGGTGCAAGTATTAATTTGATGTCTTTTTCTATTTACAGGACTTTGGAGCTTGGTGAGGTGAAGCCTAGCACTATTACTCTGCAGCTGGCGGACAGATCACTTACATATCAACGAGGGATAGTGGATGATGTGCTGGTAAAGGTAGACAAATTCATATTTCCTCCTGATTTTGTCATTCTAGATATGGAGGAAGACCAGGAGACGCCATTTATCTTTGGAAGGCCGTTCTTGGCCACCGGaaaagatttgattgatgtgcaCAAGGGCGAGCTCACATTGAGAGTAGGTGGAGAGGAAGTCATGTTCAACATCTACAACACCATCAGATGA
- the LOC140986999 gene encoding small ribosomal subunit protein cS22-like — MATVASSSSLLSSTFLQNHTKPFKSHLPKHNFQLPRHQFPPLKKLIHISSPRRLYSVIARVSTAEPSSEADRRLYVGNIPRTVTTDELRKIVEEHGAVEKAEVMYDKYSGRSRRFAFVTMKSAEEAIATIEKLNGTEIGGRTIKVNVTEKPLTSSDVSFLQVDDSKFIDSPYKVYVGNLAKNVTTETLKDFFSEKGKVLSAKVSRLPGTSKSSGYGFVTFSSEEDVETAISVLNNTVLEGQKIRVNKA, encoded by the exons ATGGCCACTGTTGCATCGTCTTCGTCTCTACTATCTTCAACTTTCCTGCAAAACCACACGAAACCCTTCAAATCCCATCTCCCGAAGCACAATTTCCAGCTTCCCAGACACCAATTCCCCCCTTTGAAGAAGCTCATCCACATTTCAAGTCCCAGAAGGCTGTATTCAGTTATCGCCCGAGTTTCTACAGCGGAGCCGTCGTCTGAGGCTGACAGAAGATTGTACGTTGGAAACATTCCGCGTACTGTTACCACTGACGAGCTCCGCAAAATTGTTGAAGAGCATGGTGCTGTTGAGAAGGCTGAG GTCATGTATGATAAGTACTCTGGAAGGAGCAGAAGATTTGCATTTGTAACTATGAAGTCAGCCGAGGAGGCAATTGCTACTATTGAAAAGCTTAATGGGACA GAAATTGGAGGACGGACAATCAAAGTCAACGTAACAGAAAAACCATTGACATCCTCAGATGTATCTTTTCTTCAAGTGGATGATTCCAAATTCATTGACAGTCCCTACAAAGTTTACGTGGGCAATCTTGCAAAGAATGTAACTACAGAAACACTGAAAGACTTTTTCTCAGAAAAGGGGAAAGTTCTCAGTGCAAAGGTATCCCGACTTCCAGGGACCTCAAAATCCAGTGGATATGGCTTTGTTACCTTCTCTTCAGAAGAGGACGTGGAAACTGCCATATCTGTTCTAAATAATACG GTTCTCGAGGGCCAGAAGATTCGGGTTAATAAAGCATAG
- the LOC140985659 gene encoding uncharacterized protein has product MEKLHKLVYVHYNMRLRVRNLMHKSGDDDYYSPIDLDHIFTDDDILNEWTRDNEPSVLQDDDLEWLDQGHEISNAQERNKTIAGQSCSKNKNNEGSSRLSKSQGIILSESDETEDDDKSDDINDSGDGNNRESGKKHHDDDQERQDDQHDTGMSWAHEKENYYATQDIDHGYRPGIEEQRRFLASLSSAEDDEHFSGSSHSYMAVEEHIKNIGLGGHHQFQFEGYSNSRRNRYRNPQSPAATGIRHDDHRYTSSREASNSLGYQEFEGYHHRDETLLNPHSLHHVHSVSNPLFNEYPRGQFNTCLYQQPYGGDQFSQLNPDKEYTDDFVPPRHSSWY; this is encoded by the coding sequence ATGGAAAAGTTGCATAAATTGGTATATGTCCATTACAATATGCGATTAAGAGTACGAAATTTGATGCATAAAAGTGGAGATGATGATTACTACAGTCCTATAGATCTTGATCACATATTCACAGatgatgatattttaaatgaatggACAAGAGATAATGAACCCTCTGTTTTGCAAGACGATGACTTAGAATGGTTAGATCAAGGCCATGAAATTTCAAATGCCCAAGAGCGCAACAAGACAATTGCTGGTCAAAGTTGCTCTAAGAACAAAAACAATGAGGGCAGCTCAAGATTATCAAAAAGCCAAGGAATCAtattgagtgaaagtgatgaaacTGAAGATGACGACAAAAGTGACGACATTAATGATAGTGGTGACGGGAACAATCGAGAAAGTGGCAAAAAACATCACGATGATGATCAAGAACGTCAAGATGATCAACATGATACTGGCATGTCATGGGCACATGAGAAAGAGAATTATTATGCCACACAGGACATTGATCATGGGTATCGCCCTGGGATAGAGGAACAACGTCGTTTTTTAGCAAGTTTGTCGAGTGCTGAAGATGATGAACATTTTAGTGGATCTTCACATTCATATATGGCTGTCGAAgagcatataaaaaatattggctTGGGGGGACACCATCAATTTCAATTTGAAGGGTATTCTAATAGTCGGCGAAATAGATATCGTAACCCTCAATCACCCGCAGCAACTGGTATTAGACATGATGACCATAGATACACATCTTCAAGAGAGGCTAGTAATTCTTTGGGATATCAAGAATTTGAAGGCTACCATCATCGTGACGAAACCTTATTAAATCCACATTCATTACACCATGTCCATTCCGTTTCAAATCCCCTATTCAATGAATATCCACGTGGGCAATTTAACACTTGTTTATATCAACAACCATATGGTGGAGATCAATTTTCTCAACTGAATCCCGATAAAGAGTACACTGATGATTTCGTTCCTCCACGCCATTCCTCATGGTATTAG